A single genomic interval of Centropristis striata isolate RG_2023a ecotype Rhode Island chromosome 8, C.striata_1.0, whole genome shotgun sequence harbors:
- the LOC131976777 gene encoding LOW QUALITY PROTEIN: transmembrane protein 176B-like (The sequence of the model RefSeq protein was modified relative to this genomic sequence to represent the inferred CDS: inserted 2 bases in 1 codon): MAAGASRMSVTMTRAEGVTVFTLSSDPQSVCPPLCQILKGLCYSPTCCSVSQHLRRVQGSSQSVLGAMHIMVGLLNIGLGVILLCSGVGPWWEIAYTMFPFWLGGLFILFGIMSIVSEKCPSPCLVIINVILNLAGVAFAIAAIVLSSISLANVXIWWSCDRNNYDYGYYRHTTAASSPWEEYMKEKCLEGKELALMLLRSMSAVLVVLSVLELCLVINSAVLGIKSLRSRVKGENKETGDPELYSPLLEEVTSNPKA; encoded by the exons ATGGCAGCAG GAGCCAGCAGGATGTCTGTGACCATGACCAGGGCTGAGGGGGTCACTGTGTTCACTTTGTCCTCAGACCCCCAAAGTGTTTGTCCTCCACTCTGCCAAATCCTCAAAGGCCTTTGCTACAGCCCCACATGCTGCTCTGTGTCTCAGCACCTGAGGAGGGTCCAGGGATCTTCTCAGTCAGTGCTGGGG gcTATGCACATTATGGTCGGGTTGCTCAACATAGGCCTCGGAGTGATCCTCCTTTGCTCTGGCGTTGGCCCTTGGTGGGAAATAGCATACACCATGTTTCCTTTTTGGCTTGGTGGACTG TTTATATTATTCGGCATCATGAGCATTGTGTCTGAGAAGTGCCCCAGTCCATGTCTG GTCATCATCAATGTAATCCTGAATCTAGCAGGAGTTGCTTTTGCCATTGCAGCCATCGTACTCTCCAGCATCAGTTTAGCAAACGT GATTTGGTGGTCGTGTGATCGGAACAATTATGATTATGGATACTACAGACACACTACTGCTGCTTCATCTCCTTGGGAGGAGTACATGAAGGAGAAATGCTTGGAGGGCAAAGAACTGGCTCTG ATGCTTCTGAGAAGCATGAGTGCTGTGCTGGTTGTGCTGTCCGTCCTGGAGCTCTGCCTCGTCATCAACTCCGCCGTCTTGGGGATCAAGTCTCTGAGGAGTCGTGTGAAGGGAGAAAACAAG gAGACTGGTGACCCTGAACTCTACAGTCCACTGCTGGAGGAAGTCACCAGTAACCCCAAAGCCTAA